A stretch of Vibrio aphrogenes DNA encodes these proteins:
- a CDS encoding thiopurine S-methyltransferase, with protein sequence MQDQEFWHQKWAENQIGFHLPDVNPLLKMFWQKLGSSRQDNVLVPLCGKSEDLIWLAQQHDEVIGVELSQIAVRSFFAEHFYTPLVTTLNGLHELYQFDEISIYAGDFFSAPLSQYSRIYDRAALVALSPELRVEYAERIKSLLAPQGKILLITLDYPQQEMQGPPYSVASSEIESLFAGYTVTCLQRDEADANHPRIQKGLSRFAEETWLIES encoded by the coding sequence ATGCAAGATCAAGAATTTTGGCATCAAAAATGGGCAGAGAATCAAATCGGATTCCATTTGCCTGATGTCAATCCATTGCTGAAAATGTTTTGGCAAAAGCTTGGCTCGTCACGTCAAGATAATGTATTGGTGCCTTTATGTGGAAAAAGTGAAGACTTGATTTGGTTGGCGCAACAACATGATGAGGTTATAGGCGTTGAACTGAGTCAAATTGCGGTAAGGTCATTTTTTGCTGAACATTTTTATACTCCGCTTGTGACCACGTTGAATGGTTTACATGAGTTATATCAGTTTGATGAAATCTCCATTTATGCAGGAGACTTTTTTTCCGCGCCTTTATCTCAATATTCACGCATTTATGATCGAGCGGCCTTAGTGGCATTATCACCAGAGCTGCGGGTTGAATATGCTGAGAGAATTAAATCCTTGCTGGCTCCACAAGGGAAGATCTTGTTGATCACTTTGGATTACCCACAACAAGAAATGCAAGGGCCACCATATAGTGTCGCAAGTTCCGAAATTGAGTCGTTATTTGCCGGTTATACCGTGACGTGCTTACAAAGAGATGAGGCTGATGCCAATCATCCGCGTATTCAAAAAGGTTTATCTCGCTTTGCAGAAGAAACTTGGTTAATTGAATCTTAA
- the purT gene encoding formate-dependent phosphoribosylglycinamide formyltransferase, producing the protein MFGTATAASATKVMLLGSGELGKEVAIECQRLGLEVIALDRYENAPAMQVAHRSYTLDMLDGDAIEAIIDKEKPDYIVPEIEAIATERLVALEAKGLNVVPTANATQLTMNREGIRRLAAETLNIRTSPYRFCDNYEEFEQAINLVGMPCVVKPIMSSSGKGQSVIKTPADMKNAWQYAQEGGRAGAGRVIVEGFVDFDYEITLLTVRAVDGVHFCAPIGHRQEDGDYRESWQPQAMSTKALQAAEQMAEKVVNALGGFGLFGVELFVKGDEVIFSEVSPRPHDTGMVTLISQELSEFALHVRAFTGLPIHSITQYGAAASAVILAEGASNNLRFSGLSQALAQPQTQVRLFGKPDINGRRRLGVALARRDNVDCAVNDAIEAAKKITVHF; encoded by the coding sequence ATGTTTGGTACTGCAACCGCCGCGTCGGCAACAAAAGTTATGCTTCTTGGTTCTGGGGAACTCGGTAAAGAAGTTGCCATCGAATGTCAGCGTTTAGGGTTAGAAGTGATCGCACTGGACCGTTATGAAAATGCTCCTGCAATGCAAGTGGCTCATCGTAGTTATACCCTTGATATGCTTGATGGCGATGCAATTGAAGCCATCATAGATAAAGAAAAACCGGATTACATTGTTCCTGAAATTGAAGCCATTGCGACAGAAAGACTAGTTGCATTAGAAGCAAAGGGCCTGAATGTGGTTCCAACTGCCAATGCCACTCAATTAACAATGAATCGTGAAGGTATTCGACGCTTAGCCGCTGAAACGTTAAACATTCGAACCTCACCTTACCGTTTTTGTGACAACTATGAAGAATTTGAACAAGCTATTAATTTGGTAGGGATGCCTTGTGTTGTTAAGCCCATCATGAGTTCATCAGGTAAAGGACAAAGTGTGATTAAAACTCCAGCTGATATGAAAAATGCTTGGCAATATGCTCAAGAAGGTGGTCGTGCTGGAGCGGGACGCGTCATCGTAGAAGGCTTTGTGGATTTTGATTATGAGATCACTTTATTAACGGTTCGAGCAGTTGATGGTGTGCACTTTTGCGCGCCAATTGGTCATCGACAAGAAGATGGCGACTACCGTGAATCTTGGCAACCACAAGCCATGTCGACCAAGGCATTACAAGCCGCAGAACAAATGGCTGAAAAAGTGGTGAATGCGCTAGGTGGTTTTGGATTATTTGGCGTAGAGCTCTTTGTAAAAGGAGATGAAGTTATCTTTAGTGAAGTCTCCCCTCGCCCGCACGATACTGGGATGGTGACATTAATTTCGCAAGAATTGTCAGAGTTTGCTTTGCATGTTCGAGCATTCACCGGTTTACCGATTCATTCAATTACTCAATATGGGGCGGCGGCTTCTGCGGTTATTTTAGCTGAAGGAGCATCGAATAATCTTCGCTTTTCTGGTCTCAGTCAAGCTCTTGCTCAACCACAAACTCAAGTTCGTTTATTTGGTAAACCCGATATCAATGGGCGTCGTCGTTTAGGTGTTGCTCTTGCCCGCAGAGACAATGTTGATTGTGCGGTTAATGATGCGATTGAAGCGGCTAAAAAAATCACTGTCCATTTCTAA
- the cdd gene encoding cytidine deaminase yields the protein MTQHIHSEHLKNLPEALAAQLTSIMQSDEFTGYFSATQYQSLLSLSNMTDTEFKLALLPIAATRAYCGISNFHVGAIAEGSSGNVYFGANIEIPGVQLNQTVHAEQSAISHAWMHGEDGIKNITINHTPCGHCRQFMNELNNVDQLSIQLPNRPAYKLADLLPDSFGPKDLDISSRLMDSQRHEYQFTTDDLAQIKAIQALNQSHAPYTQNHSGVSLQTQAGDIFAGSYAENAAFNPSLPPLQVAINLLLLAGEKLEHITSAVLVENANGSMSHLAETQSTLEAINPDITLEYLSL from the coding sequence ATGACTCAACACATTCATTCTGAACATCTTAAGAATCTACCTGAAGCCTTAGCTGCACAATTAACATCGATTATGCAAAGTGATGAGTTCACAGGATATTTCAGCGCAACTCAATATCAATCTCTACTGTCTTTATCCAACATGACAGATACTGAATTTAAATTAGCATTACTTCCCATTGCCGCCACTCGTGCTTATTGCGGTATTTCCAACTTCCATGTTGGTGCGATTGCCGAGGGAAGCTCTGGGAATGTCTATTTTGGCGCGAATATTGAAATCCCCGGGGTTCAGTTAAATCAGACCGTTCATGCGGAACAATCGGCTATTAGCCACGCTTGGATGCACGGTGAAGATGGGATCAAAAATATCACCATCAACCATACTCCGTGCGGGCATTGCCGCCAGTTTATGAATGAGCTGAATAATGTCGATCAGTTGTCTATTCAGCTTCCAAACCGCCCTGCGTATAAGCTCGCTGATTTATTACCTGACTCTTTTGGACCAAAAGACCTCGATATCAGCTCAAGGTTAATGGATAGCCAACGACACGAATATCAATTCACCACAGATGATCTGGCACAGATAAAAGCGATTCAAGCGCTTAATCAAAGCCACGCACCCTATACTCAAAATCATAGCGGTGTGAGCTTACAAACCCAAGCAGGTGATATTTTTGCTGGCAGTTATGCCGAGAATGCGGCGTTCAACCCAAGCCTACCCCCACTACAAGTTGCGATTAATTTATTGTTACTAGCCGGTGAAAAATTAGAGCATATTACCTCAGCCGTGTTAGTGGAAAATGCCAATGGCAGTATGAGCCATCTTGCGGAAACCCAATCGACACTCGAAGCAATCAACCCTGACATTACGTTAGAGTATTTATCTTTATAA
- the ihfA gene encoding integration host factor subunit alpha — protein MALTKADLAENLFEKLGYSKRDAKETVEAFFEEIRQALENGEQVKLSGFGNFDLRDKSERPGRNPKTGEDIPISARRVVTFRPGQKLKARVENIKIEK, from the coding sequence ATGGCGCTCACTAAAGCCGATTTGGCTGAAAACCTGTTCGAAAAACTTGGTTATAGCAAACGTGATGCCAAGGAAACCGTTGAAGCGTTTTTTGAAGAAATTCGTCAAGCACTAGAAAATGGTGAACAGGTTAAATTGTCTGGTTTTGGTAACTTTGATCTTCGTGATAAAAGTGAAAGGCCAGGACGCAATCCTAAAACAGGTGAAGATATTCCAATCTCAGCTCGTCGAGTGGTGACATTCCGACCGGGCCAAAAACTAAAAGCACGAGTTGAAAATATTAAGATCGAAAAATAA